A portion of the Gorilla gorilla gorilla isolate KB3781 chromosome X, NHGRI_mGorGor1-v2.1_pri, whole genome shotgun sequence genome contains these proteins:
- the NCBP2L gene encoding nuclear cap-binding protein subunit 2-like, giving the protein MSKDLKILCKDPALELSCYRDHQFSGRKFQQEKLLKESSTLNMGNLSFYTTEEKIHELFSRSDIRNIFMGLGKIKKTACGFCFVECHNRADAENAMRFLTGTCLDEWIIRTDWDVGFREGQQYGRGTSGGQVRDEFREDFHSGRGGFGRQTQI; this is encoded by the coding sequence ATGTCCAAAGACCTGAAAATTCTGTGTAAAGACCCGGCTTTGGAGCTGAGCTGCTACCGGGACCATCAGTTCAGTGGCCGTAAATTTCAGCAGGAAAAATTACTGAAGGAAAGCTCCACGTTGAATATGGGGAATCTTTCCTTTTATACAACCGAAGAGAAAATACATGAACTCTTTAGTAGATCTGATATCAGGAATATCTTTATGGGCCTgggtaaaataaagaaaacagcatgTGGTTTTTGCTTTGTAGAATGCCATAACAGAGCTGATGCTGAAAATGCCATGCGGTTTCTAACTGGGACCTGCCTAGATGAATGGATTATCCGCACTGATTGGGATGTAGGTTTTAGAGAGGGTCAACAGTATGGTCGCGGTACATCTGGGGGTCAGGTAAGGGATGAGTTTCGTGAAGATTTTCATTCTGGTAGAGGAGGCTTTGGAAGACAGACTCAGATCTAG